The Micromonospora sp. Llam0 genome contains a region encoding:
- a CDS encoding cold-shock protein, with protein MPTGRVKWYDAGKGYGFVTSDEGGDVFLPKGALPAGVTDLKSGQRVEFGVVDSRRGAQALGVQLLEAPPSVAELRRRPPEELHGLVEDMIKVLEAKVQPDLRRGRFPDRKTAQTVAQLVHAVARELEV; from the coding sequence GTGCCGACGGGTCGAGTGAAATGGTACGACGCGGGGAAGGGGTACGGATTCGTCACCAGTGACGAGGGTGGCGACGTGTTCCTGCCCAAGGGTGCGTTGCCGGCTGGCGTCACCGACCTCAAGTCCGGGCAACGGGTGGAGTTCGGGGTGGTGGACAGCCGGCGCGGCGCGCAGGCGCTCGGCGTACAGCTGTTGGAGGCCCCGCCGTCCGTCGCCGAGCTGCGTCGGCGACCGCCGGAGGAACTGCACGGACTGGTCGAAGACATGATCAAGGTACTGGAGGCCAAGGTACAGCCGGACCTGCGGCGGGGCCGGTTCCCGGACCGTAAGACGGCGCAGACCGTGGCCCAGCTGGTGCACGCGGTCGCCCGCGAACTGGAGGTCTGA
- a CDS encoding MFS transporter: MGLFRSLGHTAGTAFRGTRAVLRGTAHSGRWAGHKVLQVRQRGAGGEPGMSRLFDLHAASCAGDTLITIGLAGTIFFSAPLGEARSSVALYLLVTMVPFALLAPVVGPVLDHFRHGRRYALATTMLGRAFLAWLIADHLNGFGLYPAAFGVLALSRAYGVGRSAAVPRLLPAGLGLSQAGARASVYGTIAGALVAPLGLAAFWFGPQWPLRVASVIFLVGMVIALRLPPRADSEPAERVPRAFRVFGLRRGTDRQRILTGSRLVIATLVGSGTLRCLYGFLLLFLAFAIKAGDLSTVVFGQQLGDEGALGLVGAALAAGSFAATAIGSRMRIHRPLALQSSGLVIVAGVGVLATLQFSLLMVALFCFVTAIISGIAKLAVDATIQERLPERLRASAFAHSETILMLSFVAGGAFGLIPVDGRVGLVAAAGFGVLAAARAMIVAGRQRKDRLNGRPVDAADDVPETPEPSTAGSGDADPGTAGPGTVVPPRARRSIVPARIRPRPRPAPPTPAPPAPVGAGQGGTGPVGAEPVGAEPVGAEPVGVPAAGAPAGHRDDDRADGQADDDDPTPPGFHIYRPSSTLRRAAEDDRPDGPDAGR; the protein is encoded by the coding sequence ATGGGGCTGTTTCGCTCGCTCGGGCACACGGCCGGGACCGCCTTCCGCGGCACCCGCGCGGTACTGCGCGGCACGGCGCACAGCGGTCGCTGGGCCGGACACAAGGTTCTGCAGGTACGCCAGCGCGGGGCGGGCGGCGAACCGGGCATGTCCCGCCTGTTCGACCTGCACGCCGCCTCCTGCGCCGGGGACACCCTGATCACGATCGGGCTCGCCGGGACCATCTTCTTCAGCGCGCCGCTCGGCGAGGCCCGCAGCAGCGTGGCGCTCTACCTGCTGGTGACGATGGTCCCGTTCGCGCTGCTGGCCCCGGTGGTCGGCCCGGTACTCGACCACTTCCGGCACGGCCGGCGGTACGCGCTGGCCACCACCATGCTCGGCCGGGCCTTCCTGGCCTGGCTGATCGCCGACCACTTGAACGGGTTCGGGCTGTATCCGGCGGCGTTCGGGGTGCTCGCCCTGTCTCGGGCGTACGGCGTCGGCCGCTCCGCCGCCGTGCCCCGGCTGTTGCCGGCCGGGCTGGGGCTGTCCCAGGCCGGGGCCCGGGCCAGCGTCTACGGCACGATCGCCGGAGCACTGGTCGCACCGCTGGGGCTGGCGGCGTTCTGGTTCGGGCCGCAGTGGCCGCTGCGGGTCGCGTCGGTGATCTTCCTGGTCGGCATGGTCATCGCGCTGCGGCTGCCGCCGCGAGCCGACTCCGAGCCCGCCGAGCGGGTGCCGCGCGCGTTCCGGGTGTTCGGGCTGCGGCGCGGCACCGACCGGCAGCGGATTCTCACCGGAAGCCGGCTGGTGATCGCCACCCTGGTCGGCAGCGGCACGTTGCGCTGCCTCTACGGCTTCCTGCTGCTCTTCCTCGCCTTCGCGATCAAGGCGGGCGATCTGTCCACGGTGGTGTTCGGCCAGCAGCTCGGCGACGAGGGCGCGCTCGGGCTGGTCGGAGCGGCGTTGGCCGCCGGCAGCTTCGCGGCCACCGCGATCGGCAGCCGGATGCGGATCCACCGTCCGCTCGCCCTGCAGTCCAGCGGGCTGGTGATCGTGGCCGGCGTGGGCGTCCTCGCCACCCTGCAGTTCTCGCTGCTGATGGTGGCGCTGTTCTGTTTCGTCACCGCGATCATCAGCGGCATCGCGAAGCTCGCGGTGGACGCCACCATCCAGGAGCGGCTGCCGGAACGGCTGCGGGCCAGCGCCTTCGCCCACTCCGAGACCATTCTGATGCTGTCGTTCGTCGCCGGTGGCGCGTTCGGGCTGATCCCGGTGGACGGCCGGGTCGGTCTCGTCGCGGCGGCCGGCTTCGGCGTACTCGCCGCCGCCCGCGCGATGATCGTCGCCGGCCGGCAGCGCAAGGACCGGCTCAACGGCCGACCGGTCGACGCAGCCGACGACGTCCCGGAAACGCCCGAACCGAGCACCGCCGGATCAGGCGACGCCGACCCCGGTACGGCCGGACCCGGCACGGTTGTCCCGCCACGCGCCCGCCGGTCGATCGTCCCGGCCCGCATCCGGCCACGTCCGCGACCCGCCCCGCCGACGCCGGCACCGCCGGCACCGGTCGGCGCCGGGCAGGGCGGCACCGGCCCGGTCGGCGCCGAGCCGGTCGGCGCCGAGCCGGTCGGCGCCGAGCCGGTCGGCGTCCCGGCCGCCGGCGCACCCGCCGGTCACCGCGACGACGACCGGGCCGACGGCCAAGCCGACGACGACGATCCGACGCCACCCGGATTTCACATCTACCGCCCGTCGTCGACGCTGCGCCGCGCGGCCGAGGACGATCGACCCGACGGGCCGGACGCCGGACGCTGA
- a CDS encoding HAD family hydrolase, translating to MSPVVGFDLDMTLIDSRPGVAATYRALTELTGVQVDAEVAVSRLGPPLRHEISQWFPADQVDAAVEQFRSLYPRYAVGPTLPMPGAVAALELVRKRGGRVVVVTSKLGRLARLHLDHLRLPVDEVAGDLFAEGKAAALREYAVQLYVGDHTADMVAARTAGIPGLGVASGPCSAAELRSTGAAAVIDDLTGFPAAADALLRLAW from the coding sequence ATGTCGCCGGTGGTCGGATTCGACCTGGACATGACATTGATCGACTCACGGCCGGGGGTCGCCGCCACCTACCGGGCGTTGACCGAGCTCACCGGGGTGCAGGTGGACGCCGAGGTCGCGGTGTCCCGGCTCGGCCCGCCGCTGCGCCACGAGATCAGCCAGTGGTTTCCGGCCGACCAGGTCGATGCCGCGGTCGAGCAGTTCCGGTCGCTCTACCCCCGCTACGCGGTCGGTCCGACGCTGCCGATGCCCGGGGCGGTCGCCGCGCTCGAACTGGTCCGGAAGCGGGGTGGGCGGGTGGTGGTGGTCACCTCGAAGCTCGGCCGGCTGGCTCGCCTGCACCTGGACCACCTGAGGCTGCCGGTGGACGAGGTCGCCGGGGACCTGTTCGCCGAGGGCAAGGCGGCCGCCCTGCGCGAGTACGCCGTACAGCTGTATGTGGGTGACCACACGGCGGACATGGTGGCCGCGCGAACCGCCGGGATACCGGGCCTCGGGGTGGCCTCCGGCCCCTGTTCGGCGGCTGAGCTGCGGTCCACCGGAGCGGCCGCGGTGATCGACGACCTGACCGGATTCCCGGCGGCGGCCGACGCTCTGCTCCGGCTAGCCTGGTGA
- a CDS encoding futalosine hydrolase, translating to MRILIVTAVEAEAVALRRGIAPVGGTTAGSAAGNGTTVDATAGSGTTVDAADLAVEVAVVGVGSAAAAAGTSRQLALAASSGRPYDAVVSAGIGGGFPDRIAVGQTAVATRSVAADLGAESPDGFLAIDELGFGTAVAGTDDALTSWLRAALPDAVPGAVLTVNTVTGTATTTGTLTGRYPDAVAEAMEGYGVACAAELAGLPFAELRTISNPVGPRDRAGWRIPSALAALTTAASALTGRIADYRG from the coding sequence GTGCGGATTCTGATCGTGACAGCGGTCGAGGCCGAGGCGGTCGCCCTCCGGCGCGGGATCGCCCCGGTCGGCGGCACGACGGCCGGCAGCGCAGCAGGTAACGGCACGACGGTCGACGCGACAGCGGGCAGCGGCACGACGGTCGACGCAGCCGACCTGGCCGTCGAGGTCGCGGTGGTCGGGGTCGGCTCGGCGGCCGCCGCCGCCGGGACCAGCCGGCAGCTGGCACTCGCGGCGAGCAGCGGACGCCCGTACGACGCGGTGGTCAGCGCCGGGATCGGCGGCGGGTTCCCCGACCGGATCGCCGTCGGGCAGACCGCCGTCGCCACCCGCAGCGTCGCGGCCGACCTCGGCGCCGAGTCGCCGGACGGGTTCCTGGCGATCGACGAGCTCGGCTTCGGCACCGCGGTCGCCGGCACCGACGACGCCCTCACCAGCTGGCTGCGGGCAGCGCTGCCGGACGCCGTACCCGGGGCGGTGCTGACGGTGAACACCGTGACCGGCACCGCGACGACCACCGGCACGCTCACCGGCCGTTACCCCGACGCGGTGGCCGAGGCCATGGAGGGGTACGGGGTGGCCTGCGCCGCCGAGCTGGCCGGGCTGCCCTTCGCGGAGCTGCGTACCATCTCCAACCCGGTCGGCCCGCGCGACCGGGCCGGCTGGCGGATCCCGTCGGCGCTGGCCGCGCTGACCACGGCGGCCAGCGCGCTGACCGGCCGCATCGCCGACTACCGTGGCTGA
- a CDS encoding helicase-associated domain-containing protein yields the protein MANTLADHLRSRSDAELGDLLRLRPDLVVPAPTDIATLAARAQSRVSSARALDDLDEFTLRILDAARLCREPSARDGSAATVHAAGSAATVDPAGSADAAVAAVELDAVLAMATAPGSGATATQVRAAVDRLLARCLLYGSAGQFRVAGGVDEASSPYPAGLGRPAADLDDRVARRCADPAALRRTLLSAPPSARAVLDRLAAGPPLGTVTTAAAVPAAGAQARGAPAAAAPAALGPGDGVSPVRWLVEAGLLAVVTDAPATAGSQAVELPREVGLLLRRDTGPLGALRPDPPAAGSAERDPKAVDSTGAGQAMELVRQAGALLEALAAEPAPLLRTGGIGVRELRRLARAGGVSESLAGLLIEVGYAAGLLGAAELPASASRTAVDQQILPTGSYDQWTNEPVARRWERLAGAWLAMTRRAGLIGRRDDRDRPITALSTDVERAGAPTVRRTVLGVLAGLPPGAAPTADEVLTLLAWQAPRRSRGRDDLHREVLDEAAQLGVTGLGVLTGYGRSLLAGEGRDGRDTAADDDPLGVRATEREHRGAASTVERALNDLLPSPVDHVLLQADLTVVVPGPPEPALAAELELVAEPESTGAASVHRVTPASVRRALDAGYQAAELHELFARRSRTPVPQGLTYLIDDSARTHGGLRAGSAGGYLRSDDEALLATVLADRRLAALSLRRLAPTVLVCVVPAGRMLEALRQAGYAPVPEDGTGAALRTGRPRARRAPVRHPVTLRSVDPLAAPKLTAPRISGLVEQLRRGEAAARAVRRTPGPIRAANGQAVDGLAAVQAHSQALAVLQQAVRDKALVWVGYVDAHGAAASRLVRPVSIGGGYLRAEDERTETLHTFALQRVTAAVVHD from the coding sequence ATGGCCAACACACTCGCCGACCACCTGCGGTCCCGCTCCGACGCGGAGCTGGGTGACCTGCTGCGCCTGCGTCCGGATCTGGTGGTGCCGGCGCCGACCGACATCGCCACGCTGGCCGCCCGGGCCCAGTCGCGGGTCTCCTCCGCCCGTGCCCTCGACGACCTGGACGAGTTCACCCTGCGGATCCTGGACGCCGCGCGACTGTGCCGGGAGCCGTCGGCCCGGGACGGTTCGGCCGCTACGGTCCACGCGGCCGGTTCGGCCGCTACGGTCGACCCAGCCGGTTCGGCCGACGCCGCCGTCGCCGCCGTCGAGTTGGACGCGGTGCTGGCGATGGCCACCGCGCCGGGCAGCGGGGCGACCGCCACTCAGGTCCGCGCGGCGGTGGACCGGCTGCTGGCCCGCTGCCTGCTGTACGGGTCGGCCGGGCAGTTCCGGGTGGCCGGCGGGGTGGACGAGGCGAGTTCGCCGTACCCGGCAGGACTGGGCCGGCCCGCCGCCGACCTGGACGACCGGGTGGCGCGGCGGTGCGCCGACCCGGCCGCGTTGCGCCGCACGCTGCTCAGCGCCCCACCGTCGGCCCGGGCGGTGCTCGACCGACTCGCCGCCGGCCCACCGCTCGGCACGGTGACTACCGCCGCTGCCGTCCCGGCCGCCGGCGCTCAGGCCCGCGGGGCCCCGGCCGCCGCTGCCCCGGCCGCCCTCGGTCCGGGCGACGGGGTGAGCCCGGTGCGTTGGCTGGTCGAGGCCGGCCTGCTGGCGGTGGTCACCGACGCGCCGGCCACGGCCGGCAGCCAGGCCGTGGAATTGCCCCGCGAGGTCGGGCTGCTGCTGCGCCGGGACACCGGGCCGCTCGGCGCGCTGCGCCCCGACCCACCTGCGGCCGGTTCCGCCGAACGCGATCCGAAGGCGGTGGACTCGACCGGTGCCGGGCAGGCGATGGAGCTGGTCCGGCAGGCCGGCGCGCTGCTGGAGGCGTTGGCCGCCGAGCCGGCGCCGCTGCTGCGTACCGGCGGGATCGGGGTGCGGGAGCTGCGCCGGCTGGCCCGCGCCGGTGGGGTCAGCGAGTCGCTGGCCGGGCTGCTGATCGAGGTCGGGTACGCCGCCGGGCTGCTCGGTGCCGCCGAACTGCCCGCCTCGGCCAGCCGCACCGCCGTCGACCAGCAGATCCTGCCGACCGGCAGCTACGACCAGTGGACCAACGAACCGGTGGCCCGGCGGTGGGAGCGGCTGGCCGGGGCGTGGCTGGCGATGACCCGGCGGGCCGGGTTGATCGGCCGACGGGACGACCGGGACCGGCCGATCACCGCGTTGTCGACCGACGTGGAGCGGGCCGGCGCGCCGACGGTACGCCGTACCGTGCTGGGGGTGCTGGCCGGGTTGCCGCCGGGGGCCGCGCCGACCGCCGACGAAGTGCTCACGCTGCTCGCCTGGCAGGCGCCACGGCGCAGCCGGGGCCGCGACGACCTGCACCGCGAGGTCCTCGACGAGGCGGCTCAGCTGGGCGTCACCGGGCTGGGCGTGTTGACCGGGTACGGCCGCTCGCTGCTCGCCGGGGAGGGCCGGGACGGTCGGGACACCGCGGCCGACGACGATCCGCTCGGCGTACGGGCCACCGAACGGGAGCACCGAGGTGCGGCGTCGACGGTGGAACGCGCGCTGAACGACCTGCTGCCGTCCCCGGTGGACCACGTTCTGCTGCAGGCCGACCTGACCGTGGTGGTGCCCGGTCCGCCCGAGCCGGCCCTGGCTGCCGAGTTGGAGCTGGTCGCCGAGCCGGAGTCGACCGGGGCGGCCAGTGTGCACCGGGTCACGCCGGCGAGTGTGCGTCGGGCGTTGGACGCCGGCTACCAGGCGGCTGAGCTGCATGAGCTGTTCGCCCGGCGGTCCCGCACCCCGGTGCCGCAGGGCCTCACCTACCTGATCGACGACTCAGCCCGTACCCATGGCGGGTTGCGCGCCGGATCGGCCGGCGGCTATCTGCGCAGCGACGACGAGGCGTTGCTGGCCACGGTGCTGGCCGACCGCCGGCTGGCCGCCCTGTCACTGCGTCGGCTGGCGCCGACGGTGCTGGTCTGCGTGGTGCCCGCCGGCCGGATGCTGGAGGCGCTGCGGCAGGCCGGCTACGCCCCGGTGCCGGAGGACGGCACCGGGGCCGCGCTGCGTACTGGCCGGCCACGGGCCCGGCGGGCACCGGTGCGGCATCCGGTGACGCTGCGCTCGGTCGATCCGCTGGCCGCGCCGAAACTGACCGCGCCCCGGATCAGCGGTCTGGTCGAGCAGCTGCGTCGGGGGGAGGCGGCGGCCCGGGCGGTACGGCGCACCCCCGGCCCGATCCGGGCGGCGAACGGGCAGGCGGTCGACGGGTTGGCGGCGGTGCAGGCGCACTCGCAGGCGCTGGCCGTGCTGCAGCAGGCGGTACGGGACAAGGCGCTGGTCTGGGTGGGCTACGTGGACGCGCACGGTGCCGCCGCTTCCCGACTGGTCCGTCCGGTGTCGATCGGCGGGGGTTACCTGCGGGCCGAGGACGAGCGGACCGAGACGCTGCACACCTTCGCGCTGCAGCGGGTGACCGCCGCAGTGGTGCACGACTGA
- a CDS encoding 1,4-dihydroxy-6-naphthoate synthase, with amino-acid sequence MTLRLAFSPCPNDTFVFHALVHGLVPDAPPVTVRYADVDVTNSAAERGEFDLVKVSFAALPWLLSDYHLLPCGGALGRGCGPLLLTGGTADGTAGEGRWAAGDLTGATVAVPGERTTAYLLFRLWSAGRPPARIEVVPFHEIMPGVAAGRYDAGLVIHEARFTYQRYGLTALVDLGAWWESDTGLPIPLGAILARRGVVDPAQAAGWVRESVRLAWADPGASRDYVLAHAQEMEPDVVDRHIGLYVNEFTADLGADGYAAVTALLDRAAAQGLTPPTAGLLAPPPDDQLRQR; translated from the coding sequence GTGACCCTGCGGCTGGCTTTCTCCCCCTGCCCCAACGACACGTTCGTCTTCCACGCCCTGGTGCACGGGCTGGTGCCGGACGCCCCACCGGTCACCGTCCGGTACGCCGACGTGGACGTCACCAACTCCGCCGCCGAACGCGGCGAGTTCGACCTGGTCAAGGTCAGTTTCGCCGCGTTGCCCTGGCTGCTGTCCGACTACCATCTGCTGCCCTGCGGGGGTGCGTTGGGCCGGGGCTGCGGCCCGCTGCTGCTGACCGGCGGCACGGCGGACGGCACGGCCGGGGAGGGCCGCTGGGCGGCCGGCGACCTGACCGGGGCGACCGTCGCCGTACCCGGTGAACGGACCACCGCGTACCTGCTGTTCCGGCTCTGGTCGGCGGGCCGGCCGCCGGCCCGGATCGAGGTCGTGCCGTTCCACGAGATCATGCCCGGCGTCGCCGCCGGCCGGTACGACGCCGGCCTGGTGATCCACGAGGCACGGTTCACCTACCAGCGGTACGGGCTCACCGCGCTGGTCGACCTCGGGGCGTGGTGGGAGTCGGACACCGGCCTGCCGATCCCGTTGGGCGCGATCCTGGCCCGGCGGGGCGTGGTCGATCCGGCGCAGGCGGCCGGCTGGGTACGCGAGTCGGTCCGACTGGCCTGGGCCGATCCGGGCGCCTCCCGGGACTACGTGCTGGCGCACGCCCAGGAGATGGAGCCGGACGTGGTGGACCGGCACATCGGGCTGTACGTCAACGAGTTCACCGCCGACCTCGGCGCCGACGGGTACGCGGCGGTCACCGCGCTGCTGGACCGGGCGGCGGCGCAAGGGCTCACCCCACCGACGGCGGGGCTGCTCGCGCCGCCGCCCGATGACCAGCTACGGCAGCGGTAG
- a CDS encoding DUF3027 domain-containing protein, translating into MTRSTARAARLDSVCAKAVDVAYAALTDAVDPAEVGEHLQAVAEGDRLVTHLFDCHLAGYQGWRWAVTVTRVSRSRQVTVCEAVLLPGPDALLAPGWLPWHDRLQPGDLGVGDLLPTSFDDDRLAPGYLQSDDPAVEEVSWELGLGRSRVMSREGRADTAQRWYDGEHGPQAPISVAAPDTARCGTCGFYLVLAGALRQAFGVCGNVYAPDDGRVVSVDHGCGAHSETLTGPAVTPVDELPTVYDDGEVETVTVRSGPAGD; encoded by the coding sequence GTGACCAGGAGCACCGCTCGTGCCGCCCGCCTCGACTCGGTCTGCGCCAAAGCCGTCGACGTGGCGTACGCCGCGCTGACCGACGCGGTGGATCCCGCCGAGGTCGGCGAGCACCTGCAGGCGGTCGCCGAAGGCGACCGGCTGGTGACCCACCTTTTCGACTGCCATCTTGCCGGTTACCAGGGCTGGCGGTGGGCGGTCACCGTGACGCGGGTGTCCCGTAGCCGACAGGTGACCGTCTGTGAGGCGGTGCTGCTGCCCGGCCCGGACGCCTTGCTGGCTCCGGGCTGGCTGCCCTGGCACGACCGGCTGCAGCCCGGTGACCTGGGCGTCGGTGACCTGCTGCCGACGTCGTTCGACGATGACCGGCTCGCGCCGGGTTACCTGCAGTCGGACGATCCGGCCGTGGAGGAGGTCTCCTGGGAGCTCGGGCTCGGCCGGAGCCGGGTGATGTCCCGCGAGGGCCGCGCCGACACCGCGCAGCGCTGGTACGACGGCGAGCACGGCCCGCAGGCGCCGATCTCGGTCGCCGCGCCGGACACGGCCCGCTGCGGCACCTGCGGGTTCTACCTGGTGCTGGCTGGGGCGCTCCGGCAGGCGTTCGGGGTGTGCGGCAACGTCTACGCACCGGACGACGGCCGGGTGGTGAGCGTGGACCACGGCTGCGGCGCGCACTCGGAGACGCTGACCGGGCCGGCGGTAACCCCGGTGGACGAGCTGCCCACGGTCTACGACGACGGCGAGGTCGAGACGGTCACGGTGCGTTCGGGCCCGGCTGGCGACTGA
- a CDS encoding cellulose binding domain-containing protein: MRQKWRINAAVASAGAVLLASAAVAAATPAAAAAGCSVDYTVSSQWPGGFGANVAITNLGDPLTSWTLTWSFGAGQTVTQAWNTTLTQSGAAVTARNVSYNGAIPTNGTTSFGFNGSWNGGNPAPTSFALNGVACTGGTAPTTAPPTSAPPPTTAPPTTPPPTGPADITVNSATRHQTVDGFGAATWIWGSGTWSTAETQTMVGLGPNQLGLSIIRTGISPESGEWPVQVNALRTAKSYGSDVKILASPWTAPAAWKTNNSRINGGKLRTDYYDDYANHLNSYVQYMRNQGVTVDVTSVQNEPDWHPSYDSMDWSGTELRNFIRDHGWRVQNTELMVAEAVNLNYSYTDPTLNDATARNNIGYIGGHLYGTEASGRLGPYNLANQHGKPVWMTEWNLHEADGSGSNIWGNPSNQTVWNETLDDIMRTVHRSMEANWTAYIWWYGKRYYSFIGDGESAFGTTAGAPLKRGYAFSQYAKYVRPGYQRIALTKSSKASPLEVTAYTGDGKTTLVILNRSNSAVNGAVVQAPRNVTRAEHYLTSQYSNAASQSVTVNGQQVTVNVGARSISTVVLTH, from the coding sequence ATGAGACAAAAGTGGAGAATCAACGCCGCGGTGGCGTCAGCCGGTGCTGTGCTGCTCGCCTCGGCCGCGGTGGCCGCCGCGACGCCAGCCGCCGCGGCCGCCGGATGCTCGGTGGACTACACGGTGTCGTCGCAGTGGCCGGGTGGGTTCGGCGCCAACGTCGCCATCACCAACCTCGGTGACCCACTCACCAGCTGGACCCTCACCTGGTCCTTCGGGGCCGGCCAGACCGTCACCCAGGCGTGGAACACGACGCTGACCCAGAGCGGTGCCGCGGTGACCGCCAGGAACGTCAGCTACAACGGTGCCATCCCGACCAACGGCACGACGTCGTTCGGCTTCAACGGGTCGTGGAACGGCGGCAATCCCGCTCCCACCAGCTTCGCGTTGAACGGAGTGGCCTGCACCGGCGGTACCGCGCCGACCACCGCACCGCCCACCTCCGCACCGCCACCCACCACCGCGCCGCCGACCACGCCACCTCCGACCGGGCCGGCCGACATCACGGTGAACAGCGCCACCCGACACCAGACGGTCGACGGCTTCGGTGCCGCCACCTGGATCTGGGGCAGCGGCACGTGGTCGACGGCCGAGACCCAGACCATGGTCGGGCTGGGCCCCAACCAGCTGGGCCTTTCGATCATCCGAACCGGGATCTCTCCGGAGTCCGGTGAGTGGCCGGTCCAGGTCAACGCGCTGCGTACGGCGAAGTCGTACGGCTCCGACGTGAAGATCCTCGCGTCACCGTGGACGGCGCCGGCGGCATGGAAGACCAACAACAGCCGGATCAACGGCGGCAAGCTGCGGACCGACTACTACGACGACTACGCCAACCATCTGAACAGCTATGTCCAGTACATGCGCAATCAGGGCGTGACGGTCGACGTCACCTCGGTGCAGAACGAGCCGGACTGGCACCCGAGCTACGACTCGATGGACTGGAGCGGTACCGAACTGCGCAACTTCATCCGCGACCACGGGTGGCGGGTGCAGAACACCGAGCTGATGGTCGCCGAGGCGGTCAACCTGAACTACAGCTACACCGATCCGACCCTCAACGACGCGACCGCCCGCAACAACATCGGCTACATCGGCGGGCACCTGTACGGCACCGAGGCGTCGGGCCGGCTGGGGCCGTACAACCTGGCCAACCAGCACGGCAAGCCGGTGTGGATGACCGAGTGGAACCTCCACGAGGCGGACGGAAGCGGTTCGAACATCTGGGGCAACCCGAGCAACCAGACCGTCTGGAACGAGACGCTCGACGACATCATGCGTACGGTGCACCGGTCGATGGAGGCCAACTGGACCGCCTACATCTGGTGGTACGGCAAGCGGTACTACTCCTTCATCGGCGACGGCGAGTCGGCCTTCGGCACCACGGCGGGAGCGCCGCTCAAGCGCGGGTACGCGTTCTCGCAGTACGCCAAGTACGTTCGCCCCGGCTACCAGCGAATCGCCCTGACCAAGAGCTCCAAGGCGTCACCGCTGGAGGTGACCGCCTACACCGGTGACGGGAAGACCACCCTGGTGATCCTCAACCGGTCGAACAGCGCGGTCAACGGTGCGGTCGTCCAGGCTCCGCGCAACGTCACCCGGGCGGAGCACTACCTCACCTCGCAGTACTCCAACGCGGCCAGCCAGTCGGTGACGGTCAACGGCCAGCAGGTCACCGTCAACGTGGGCGCACGCAGCATCTCCACCGTCGTGCTCACCCACTGA